A section of the Triticum dicoccoides isolate Atlit2015 ecotype Zavitan chromosome 7A, WEW_v2.0, whole genome shotgun sequence genome encodes:
- the LOC119328833 gene encoding alcohol dehydrogenase-like, with product MSISTASRRALSRIGGALRRSLSSSSSSVPDASGYHVSGGPSFMRAAVFWEPGRPLTMEEFRMPRPKAGEVLVKTKACGVCHSDLHVMKGELPFASPCVVGHEITGEVVDHGAHTPAEIVNRFPVGSHVVGAFIMPCGNCFYCVKGQEDLCESFFAYNRAKGTLYDGETRLFLRSNGKPVYMYSMGGLAEYCVVPANALAILPNSLPYTESAILGCAVFTAYGALRHAAEMRAGDSVAVIGVGGVGSSCLQIARAFGASEVIAVDVLDEKLQNAKTLGATHTVNAAKEDAVERIKEITGGRGVDVAVEALGKALTFSQCTQSVRDGGKAVMIGLAATNVVGEVDITRLVRRQVKIIGSYGARARQDLPQIVKLAESGTFNLENAISRKCKFEEANGAYEDLNQGKIVGRAVVEIM from the exons ATGTCCATCTCCACCGCTTCCCGCCGCGCCCTCAGCCGGATCGGCGGCGCCCTCCGGCGGtccttgtcgtcgtcgtcgtcgtcggtgcCGGACGCCTCGGGGTACCACGTGTCGGGCGGTCCGAGCTTCATGCGCGCGGCCGTGTTCTGGGAGCCCGGCCGCCCGCTCACCATGGAGGAGTTCCGCATGCCGCGCCCCAAGGCCGGCGAGGTCCTCGTCAAGACCAAAG CTTGTGGAGTTTGCCACTCTGATCTCCATGTCATGAAAGGCGAACTCCCTTTCGCCAGCCCTTGTGTCGTTGGCCATGAGATCACCGGGGAGGTTGTCGACCATGGCGCGCACACGCCCGCTGAGATCGTCAATAG GTTTCCAGTTGGCAGTCATGTTGTTGGAGCCTTCATAATGCCCTGTGGGAATTGCTTTTACTGTGTGAAG GGCCAGGAAGACCTCTGTGAGTCTTTCTTTGCGTACAATCGTGCTAAAGGAACACTATATGATGGTGAAACCCGACTATTTCTACGCAGCAACG GAAAACCAGTGTACATGTACAGTATGGGCGGGCTTGCGGAGTACTGTGTTGTGCCGGCCAATGCATTAGCAATTCTTCCTAACTCGTTGCCGTACACAGAGTCAGCCATTCTAGGATGTGCTGTGTTCACCGCATATGGCGCTTTGAGGCATGCTGCTGAAATGCGTGCCGGTGATTCAGTAGCAGTGATTGGGGTTGGCGGGGTTGGATCAAG CTGTTTACAGATAGCAAGAGCCTTTGGAGCTTCCGAAGTCATTGCGGTGGATGTTCTCGATGAGAAACTCCAGAATGCAAAAACACTTGGAGCAACCCACACTGTAAACGCAGCTAAAGAAGACGCTGTTGAAAGGATCAAG GAAATCACTGGTGGGAGAGGTGTGGATGTCGCTGTGGAGGCACTTGGCAAGGCATTAACATTTTCCCAGTGCACCCAAAGTGTACGAGATGGAGGTAAAGCTGTTATGATCGGGCTTGCTGCAACAAACGTAGTAGGCGAGGTGGATATAACCCGTCTTGTTCGCCGACAG GTCAAAATCATTGGCTCGTATGGTGCAAGAGCCAGGCAAGATCTTCCTCAGATAGTCAAGCTTGCTGAGAGCGGCACCTTCAATCTCGAGAACGCCATATCAAGGAAATGCAAATTCGAAGAGGCGAACGGCGCCTATGAGGATCTCAACCAGGGCAAGATCGTTGGCCGAGCTGTAGTTGAAATCATGTAG
- the LOC119328832 gene encoding phosphatidylinositol-3-phosphatase SAC1-like isoform X1, with protein MAAEADDPTAASATLEKFRLYETRARFYVIGSSREKRWFRVLKIDRSEPSELHLSEDPVWYSQQEVKSLLQRIAEGNRSTGGLTFVTKAYGIAGCIKFLESYYLILVTKRRQIGCICGHAIYCIDESQMITIPHSSVQTDVATSKNELRYKKLLASVDLTKDFFYSYTYPIMQSLQQNVTSAGMKETPYENLFVWNTFLTEPIRSRCRNALWSVALVHGHFKQVKLSVFGRELNVILISRRSRHFAGTRYLKRGVNDHGKVANDVETEQIVFEEEAGSWKGRMSAIVQMRGSIPLFWSQEAGRLSPKPDIFVQRYDPTYEATKLHFDDLAQRYGQPIIILNLIKTVEKRPREMMLRREFFNAVGYLNQNVPEERKLRFIHWDFHKFAKSKSANVLGVLGGVASEALDLTGFYYSGKPKVQKRRSIQLSRTSTARDVEIRASSGDLPRLSSNADALGSIASQDMRKEDSKHEPLGDAPCYQTGVLRTNCIDCLDRTNVAQYAYGLAALGRQLHAMGLTDVSKIHPDSSIASALMEMYQSMGDALAHQYGGSAAHNTVFPERQGKWKATTQSREFLKSIKRYYSNAYTDGEKQDAINLFLGYFQPQEGKPALWDLDTDYYLHVTTAGDDSYHLSSPHGNNVPGGSGDAMSPRPTLSPVPACKEDFSRMKLTSFDKLIERTCSSIRNVRLHCDADLRPSGGVGTSAMAPDAAEIQLKSPNWLFGQRKHAETVPTTKVTPVENANEGNKDETNVSLCGELNWLSSSADSCEEDNFRRYLAFTTADVDNGWYSGALLYDQDENSGAYKHYSEFCQGPVMDPFEHDPEKEGHYREALSMDIELTDDAQVEAEMKAALDDYQVIGSDLSIIPSCGSLAEDPSQLTRWIIGDEKLRVVGAVQ; from the exons ATGGCGGCGGAggcggacgacccgacggcggcgtCAGCGACGCTGGAGAAGTTCCGCCTCTACGAAACGCGCGCC AGGTTCTACGTGATCGGGAGCTCGCGGGAGAAGCGGTGGTTTCGGGTGCTCAAGATTGACCGCTCGGAGCCGTCGGAGCTCCACCTCAGCGAGGACCCCGTCTGGTACTCCCAGCAGGAGGTCAAGAGCCTACTCCAGCGCATCGCCGAGGGCAACCGCTCCACCGGCGGCCTCACCTTCGTCACCAAGGCCTACGGCATCGCAG GTTGCATCAAGTTCTTGGAGTCATATTACCTGATTTTAGTCACCAAGCGCCGTCAAATCGGTTGCATCTGTGGCCATGCTATATATTGTATAGATGAGAGCCAGATGATCACCATCCCGCACTCATCTGTACAGACAGATGTTGCAACCTCTAAGAACGAGCTAAG GTACAAGAAGCTTTTGGCCAGTGTTGATCTCACAAAGGATTTCTTCTATAGCTACACATACCCAATCATGCAGAGCTTGCAGCAGAATGTCACCTCTGCAGGGATGAAGGAAACACCTTATGAAAATTTGtttgtatggaacactttcctgacAGAGCCGATTCGCTCAAGGTGCCGCAATGCTCTGTGGAGTGTAGCTCTCGTTCATGGACACTTTAAGCAG GTCAAGCTGTCAGTATTTGGCAGGGAGTTAAATGTTATTCTCATTTCGAGAAGATCTCGGCATTTTGCTGGGACACG GTATTTGAAAAGAGGCGTGAATGACCATGGAAAAGTTGCAAACGATGTTGAAACAGAGCAAATAGTATTTGAAGAGGAAGCTGGTTCCTGGAAGGGAAGAATGAGTGCAATAGTACAGAtgcgaggatcgatccctctctttTGGTCACAAGAGGCTGGCCGACTTAGTCCTAAGCCTGATATTTTTG TGCAGAGGTATGATCCTACTTATGAAGCAACCAAGTTACATTTTGATGATCTCGCTCAGCGATATGGACAGCCTATCATAATACTTAATTTAATAAAG ACTGTTGAAAAAAGGCCAAGGGAGATGATGCTCAGGCGTGAATTCTTTAATGCAGTTGGATATCTTAATCAGAATGTCCCAGAAGAGAGGAAACTGAGATTCATACACTGGGATTTTCATAAATTTGCGAAAAG CAAGTCCGCAAATGTGCTGGGTGTTTTAGGAGGTGTGGCGAGTGAAGCACTGGACCTTACTGGATTTTACTACAGTGGGAAGCCAAAAGTTCAGAAAAGAAGGTCTATCCAGCTTAGTCGAACTAGCACTGCAAG GGATGTTGAAATAAGAGCTAGTTCTGGAGACCTTCCGAGACTCTCTAGCAATGCTGATGCACTTGGTTCTATAGCTTCTCAGGATATGAGAAAAGAGGATAGCAAACATGAGCCTCTTGGTGATGCTCCTTGTTATCAAACTGGAGTTCTTCGTACGAATTGCATAGATTGCCTGGATCGCACAAATGTCGCACAGTATGCTTATGGCCTTGCTGCTTTGGGGAGGCAACTTCATGCGATGGGACTGACAGATGTTTCAAAAATCCACCCAGATAGCAGCATCGCTTCAGCTTTAATGGAAATGTACCAGAGCATGGGTGATGCACTTGCTCATCAGTACGGAGGCTCTGCAGCACATAATACG GTTTTCCCCGAGAGGCAAGGGAAGTGGAAGGCTACTACTCAATCTAGGGAGTTTCTGAAATCAATTAAACGATATTACAGCAATGCTTACACCGACGGTGAGAAACAAGATGCTATAAATTT ATTTCTGGGTTATTTCCAACCTCAAGAAGGAAAACCGGCTCTCTGGGATCTGGATACTGATTACTATCTCCACGTGACAACAGCTGGTGATGATAGCTACCATCTTAG TTCCCCACATGGAAATAATGTGCCCGGGGGATCTGGAGATGCCATGAGCCCAAGACCCACATTGAGCCCTGTGCCAGCATGTAAAGAGGACTTTTCTAGGATGAAACTTACTTCATTCGACAAACTTATAGAAAGAACCTGTAGTTCGATAAGGAATGTGAGGCTTCACTGTGATGCTGATCTAAGGCCAAGTGGTGGTGTTGGAACTTCTGCAATGGCACCCGATGCAGC TGAGATACAACTTAAAAGCCCAAACTGGTTGTTTGGTCAAAGAAAACATGCAGAGACAGTTCCAACAACAAAAGTTACTCCAGTTGAAAATGCGAACGAGGGAAACAAAGATGAGACGAATGTGTCTCTGTGTGGGGAGCTGAACTGGCTTTCCTCCTCGGCAGATTCATGCGAGGAGGACAACTTCAGAAG GTATCTAGCATTCACGACAGCGGATGTAGACAATGGCTGGTACAGTGGAGCACTGCTATACGATCAAGATGAGAACAGCGGTGCTTATAAACATTACTCCGAATTTTGCCAG GGTCCAGTCATGGATCCTTTTGAGCACGACCCAGAGAAAGAAGGGCACTACAGGGAGGCTCTTAGCATGGACATCGAACTTACGGACGATGCACAGGTGGAGGCAGAAATGAAAGCCGCTCTGGACGACTACCAGGTGATAGGTTCAGACCTGAGCATCATCCCGTCGTGCGGCTCCCTCGCCGAGGACCCAAGCCAGCTGACAAGGTGGATCATTGGGGACGAGAAGCTGCGCGTCGTCGGCGCTGTGCAGTAG
- the LOC119328832 gene encoding phosphatidylinositol-3-phosphatase SAC1-like isoform X2 gives MITIPHSSVQTDVATSKNELRYKKLLASVDLTKDFFYSYTYPIMQSLQQNVTSAGMKETPYENLFVWNTFLTEPIRSRCRNALWSVALVHGHFKQVKLSVFGRELNVILISRRSRHFAGTRYLKRGVNDHGKVANDVETEQIVFEEEAGSWKGRMSAIVQMRGSIPLFWSQEAGRLSPKPDIFVQRYDPTYEATKLHFDDLAQRYGQPIIILNLIKTVEKRPREMMLRREFFNAVGYLNQNVPEERKLRFIHWDFHKFAKSKSANVLGVLGGVASEALDLTGFYYSGKPKVQKRRSIQLSRTSTARDVEIRASSGDLPRLSSNADALGSIASQDMRKEDSKHEPLGDAPCYQTGVLRTNCIDCLDRTNVAQYAYGLAALGRQLHAMGLTDVSKIHPDSSIASALMEMYQSMGDALAHQYGGSAAHNTVFPERQGKWKATTQSREFLKSIKRYYSNAYTDGEKQDAINLFLGYFQPQEGKPALWDLDTDYYLHVTTAGDDSYHLSSPHGNNVPGGSGDAMSPRPTLSPVPACKEDFSRMKLTSFDKLIERTCSSIRNVRLHCDADLRPSGGVGTSAMAPDAAEIQLKSPNWLFGQRKHAETVPTTKVTPVENANEGNKDETNVSLCGELNWLSSSADSCEEDNFRRYLAFTTADVDNGWYSGALLYDQDENSGAYKHYSEFCQGPVMDPFEHDPEKEGHYREALSMDIELTDDAQVEAEMKAALDDYQVIGSDLSIIPSCGSLAEDPSQLTRWIIGDEKLRVVGAVQ, from the exons ATGATCACCATCCCGCACTCATCTGTACAGACAGATGTTGCAACCTCTAAGAACGAGCTAAG GTACAAGAAGCTTTTGGCCAGTGTTGATCTCACAAAGGATTTCTTCTATAGCTACACATACCCAATCATGCAGAGCTTGCAGCAGAATGTCACCTCTGCAGGGATGAAGGAAACACCTTATGAAAATTTGtttgtatggaacactttcctgacAGAGCCGATTCGCTCAAGGTGCCGCAATGCTCTGTGGAGTGTAGCTCTCGTTCATGGACACTTTAAGCAG GTCAAGCTGTCAGTATTTGGCAGGGAGTTAAATGTTATTCTCATTTCGAGAAGATCTCGGCATTTTGCTGGGACACG GTATTTGAAAAGAGGCGTGAATGACCATGGAAAAGTTGCAAACGATGTTGAAACAGAGCAAATAGTATTTGAAGAGGAAGCTGGTTCCTGGAAGGGAAGAATGAGTGCAATAGTACAGAtgcgaggatcgatccctctctttTGGTCACAAGAGGCTGGCCGACTTAGTCCTAAGCCTGATATTTTTG TGCAGAGGTATGATCCTACTTATGAAGCAACCAAGTTACATTTTGATGATCTCGCTCAGCGATATGGACAGCCTATCATAATACTTAATTTAATAAAG ACTGTTGAAAAAAGGCCAAGGGAGATGATGCTCAGGCGTGAATTCTTTAATGCAGTTGGATATCTTAATCAGAATGTCCCAGAAGAGAGGAAACTGAGATTCATACACTGGGATTTTCATAAATTTGCGAAAAG CAAGTCCGCAAATGTGCTGGGTGTTTTAGGAGGTGTGGCGAGTGAAGCACTGGACCTTACTGGATTTTACTACAGTGGGAAGCCAAAAGTTCAGAAAAGAAGGTCTATCCAGCTTAGTCGAACTAGCACTGCAAG GGATGTTGAAATAAGAGCTAGTTCTGGAGACCTTCCGAGACTCTCTAGCAATGCTGATGCACTTGGTTCTATAGCTTCTCAGGATATGAGAAAAGAGGATAGCAAACATGAGCCTCTTGGTGATGCTCCTTGTTATCAAACTGGAGTTCTTCGTACGAATTGCATAGATTGCCTGGATCGCACAAATGTCGCACAGTATGCTTATGGCCTTGCTGCTTTGGGGAGGCAACTTCATGCGATGGGACTGACAGATGTTTCAAAAATCCACCCAGATAGCAGCATCGCTTCAGCTTTAATGGAAATGTACCAGAGCATGGGTGATGCACTTGCTCATCAGTACGGAGGCTCTGCAGCACATAATACG GTTTTCCCCGAGAGGCAAGGGAAGTGGAAGGCTACTACTCAATCTAGGGAGTTTCTGAAATCAATTAAACGATATTACAGCAATGCTTACACCGACGGTGAGAAACAAGATGCTATAAATTT ATTTCTGGGTTATTTCCAACCTCAAGAAGGAAAACCGGCTCTCTGGGATCTGGATACTGATTACTATCTCCACGTGACAACAGCTGGTGATGATAGCTACCATCTTAG TTCCCCACATGGAAATAATGTGCCCGGGGGATCTGGAGATGCCATGAGCCCAAGACCCACATTGAGCCCTGTGCCAGCATGTAAAGAGGACTTTTCTAGGATGAAACTTACTTCATTCGACAAACTTATAGAAAGAACCTGTAGTTCGATAAGGAATGTGAGGCTTCACTGTGATGCTGATCTAAGGCCAAGTGGTGGTGTTGGAACTTCTGCAATGGCACCCGATGCAGC TGAGATACAACTTAAAAGCCCAAACTGGTTGTTTGGTCAAAGAAAACATGCAGAGACAGTTCCAACAACAAAAGTTACTCCAGTTGAAAATGCGAACGAGGGAAACAAAGATGAGACGAATGTGTCTCTGTGTGGGGAGCTGAACTGGCTTTCCTCCTCGGCAGATTCATGCGAGGAGGACAACTTCAGAAG GTATCTAGCATTCACGACAGCGGATGTAGACAATGGCTGGTACAGTGGAGCACTGCTATACGATCAAGATGAGAACAGCGGTGCTTATAAACATTACTCCGAATTTTGCCAG GGTCCAGTCATGGATCCTTTTGAGCACGACCCAGAGAAAGAAGGGCACTACAGGGAGGCTCTTAGCATGGACATCGAACTTACGGACGATGCACAGGTGGAGGCAGAAATGAAAGCCGCTCTGGACGACTACCAGGTGATAGGTTCAGACCTGAGCATCATCCCGTCGTGCGGCTCCCTCGCCGAGGACCCAAGCCAGCTGACAAGGTGGATCATTGGGGACGAGAAGCTGCGCGTCGTCGGCGCTGTGCAGTAG